A section of the Quatrionicoccus australiensis genome encodes:
- a CDS encoding methionine ABC transporter permease — protein sequence MIEQWITGHFSPELAKQILELSADLAHAFGETFIMVSISSLFAVLGGLPLGFLLHVTSRKLFWRNRLANVTGNFLVNVLRSIPFVILLVLLLPLTQWVLGTTIGPTAAAVPLSVAAIAFYARLVEASLCEVDSGIIEAAEAFGTSPLRIIATVLFPEALPGFLRGLTVTLISLVGYSAMAGIVGGGGVGDLAIRFGYYRYQTDVMVVTVIALVILVQVMQVLGDWLAVRSDKKDI from the coding sequence ATGATCGAACAATGGATTACCGGCCACTTCTCGCCGGAACTGGCCAAACAGATACTTGAGCTTTCCGCCGACCTGGCGCACGCCTTCGGCGAAACCTTCATCATGGTCAGCATCTCCAGCCTGTTTGCCGTCCTCGGCGGCCTGCCGCTCGGCTTCCTGCTCCACGTCACCAGCCGCAAGCTGTTCTGGCGCAACCGCCTGGCCAACGTCACCGGCAACTTCCTGGTCAATGTGCTGCGCTCGATTCCCTTCGTCATCCTGCTCGTGCTGCTCCTGCCGCTGACACAATGGGTGCTCGGTACAACGATCGGCCCGACTGCTGCCGCCGTGCCGCTCTCGGTCGCCGCCATCGCCTTCTACGCCCGCCTCGTCGAAGCCTCGCTGTGCGAGGTTGATTCCGGCATCATCGAAGCCGCCGAAGCCTTCGGCACCAGCCCGCTGCGCATCATCGCCACCGTCCTCTTCCCCGAAGCGCTACCCGGCTTCCTGCGCGGCCTGACCGTCACTCTGATCAGCCTGGTCGGCTACTCCGCGATGGCCGGCATCGTCGGCGGCGGCGGGGTCGGCGACCTCGCCATCCGCTTTGGTTACTACCGCTACCAGACCGACGTGATGGTCGTCACCGTCATCGCCCTGGTCATCCTGGTCCAGGTGATGCAGGTGCTCGGCGACTGGCTGGCGGTGCGTTCGGACAAGAAGGACATCTGA
- a CDS encoding methionine ABC transporter ATP-binding protein — translation MIQLQNIQVDFAVRGQRVQAVDDVSLSISPGEVFGIVGASGAGKSTLLRVINLLERPRAGRVVINGRDITDLRGGALRKERHKIGMIFQHFNLMHTRTVYDNAAYALRVAGKSQAEIDQRVPEILRLVGLEDKAQAYPAQLSGGQKQRVGIARAVANHPEVLLCDEPTSALDLETSAAILELLREINQRLGITIVLISHEMAVIKKICTRVAVMEGGKVIEQGEAYDIFATPQQPFTRQLVEHTFNLDLPAHLTDEQDGTLLKLLFLGDQAEDGVLSAAAIEYGVAVNLLHGKIEYIGHRAVGILIVRLNDTPQAAGRAEPFATRLADAIAFISNHASQVEVLS, via the coding sequence ATGATCCAGTTACAGAACATCCAGGTCGATTTCGCCGTGCGCGGCCAGCGCGTCCAGGCGGTCGACGACGTTTCGCTGAGCATTTCGCCCGGCGAAGTCTTCGGCATCGTCGGCGCCAGTGGCGCCGGCAAGAGCACGCTGCTACGCGTCATCAACCTGCTCGAACGCCCGCGCGCCGGCCGCGTCGTCATCAACGGCCGCGACATCACCGATCTGCGCGGCGGTGCGCTGCGCAAGGAGCGCCACAAGATCGGCATGATCTTCCAGCACTTCAACCTGATGCACACCCGCACCGTGTACGACAACGCCGCCTACGCGCTGCGCGTTGCCGGCAAGAGCCAGGCCGAGATCGACCAGCGCGTGCCCGAGATCCTGCGGCTGGTCGGCCTCGAGGACAAGGCGCAGGCCTATCCGGCGCAGCTCTCCGGCGGCCAGAAGCAGCGCGTCGGCATCGCCCGCGCCGTCGCCAACCACCCGGAAGTATTGCTCTGCGACGAGCCGACCTCGGCCCTCGACCTCGAAACCTCGGCCGCGATCCTTGAACTGCTGCGCGAGATCAACCAACGCCTGGGCATCACCATCGTGCTCATCTCGCACGAAATGGCGGTGATCAAGAAGATCTGCACGCGCGTTGCCGTCATGGAAGGCGGCAAGGTCATCGAGCAGGGCGAGGCCTACGACATCTTTGCGACGCCGCAGCAGCCGTTCACGCGCCAGCTGGTCGAACACACCTTCAACCTCGACCTGCCGGCGCATCTCACCGACGAGCAGGACGGAACGCTGCTAAAGCTGCTCTTCCTCGGCGACCAGGCCGAAGACGGCGTGCTCTCGGCCGCCGCCATCGAATACGGCGTTGCGGTGAACCTGCTGCACGGCAAGATCGAATACATCGGCCACCGCGCCGTCGGCATCCTCATCGTCCGCCTCAACGACACGCCGCAGGCGGCCGGCCGCGCCGAACCCTTCGCCACACGCCTGGCCGACGCCATCGCCTTCATTTCCAACCACGCATCGCAAGTCGAGGTGCTGTCATGA
- a CDS encoding MetQ/NlpA family ABC transporter substrate-binding protein, whose translation MRTPFQSFIRKSLRTTLFLAATAVAGSALAQITPKTIVFGVAPGPYGDLLKVAVQPGLEKKGYKIVYKEFSDYVQPNLALANGSIDANLFQHRLYLDKFSADKGLKLSPVINVPTAGLGLYSSKIKSVDQLKKGDIVTLANDPTNLARALRFLGKLGIITFKKDIDPLTASEKDIEQNPLGLVFKPLEAAQLPRTLDSATAAVVNGNFAIAAGLSLSSALKLEELDENIKNLVAVKTDDLNKPFVQDIKQVIESPEFLAAIDDPKHIFKEFQKPEWLKEKARAQAAAAASAKGKTRK comes from the coding sequence ATGCGTACCCCTTTCCAGTCCTTCATCCGCAAGTCCCTGCGTACCACCTTGTTCCTCGCCGCCACCGCCGTTGCCGGCAGCGCCCTGGCCCAGATCACGCCCAAGACCATCGTTTTCGGCGTCGCGCCGGGCCCCTACGGTGATCTGCTCAAGGTCGCCGTCCAGCCCGGCCTGGAAAAGAAGGGCTACAAGATCGTCTACAAGGAATTCAGCGACTACGTGCAGCCCAACCTGGCACTGGCCAACGGCAGCATCGACGCCAACCTGTTCCAGCACCGCCTCTACCTCGACAAGTTCTCGGCCGACAAGGGCCTCAAGCTGTCGCCCGTGATCAACGTGCCGACCGCCGGCCTCGGCCTGTACTCGAGCAAGATCAAGTCGGTCGACCAGCTGAAGAAGGGCGATATCGTCACGCTGGCCAACGACCCGACCAACCTGGCGCGCGCCCTGCGTTTCCTCGGCAAGCTCGGCATCATCACCTTCAAGAAGGACATCGATCCGCTGACCGCCTCCGAGAAGGACATCGAGCAGAACCCGCTCGGCCTCGTCTTCAAGCCGCTCGAAGCCGCTCAGCTGCCGCGCACGCTGGATAGCGCGACGGCCGCCGTGGTCAATGGCAACTTCGCCATCGCCGCCGGTCTCAGCCTGTCGTCTGCCCTGAAGCTCGAAGAGCTCGACGAGAACATCAAGAACCTGGTGGCCGTGAAGACCGACGACCTGAACAAGCCTTTCGTTCAGGACATCAAGCAGGTCATCGAGTCGCCCGAGTTCCTCGCCGCCATCGACGATCCGAAGCACATCTTCAAGGAATTCCAGAAGCCGGAATGGCTCAAGGAAAAAGCCCGCGCCCAGGCCGCAGCCGCTGCCTCGGCCAAGGGCAAGACCCGCAAGTAA